Genomic window (Nitrososphaerota archaeon):
CCGAATGCCTCGCATCACCTTAACCTACTTGAACGAGAGGGCATAGCTAAGAAGAGGCGTGAGGGTAAGTGGATCATTTATAAACTAGCCTCTCCGAAGATTCTTCAACTCATAGAGTGGACGCTCACTTAGGCTCAAGCGCTTCTCCGATATGCTTATAAGCGGTTCAAGAAATCTTTCAATATTATGACCTCTGCGGAAGAGGAGGCAAGATTTAGGGTTCTGTATTTAACCCTAGGTCTCCTTTCGCTCGCGCTGGTTGTAGCGTTACTTGCATATGCTGGTTTGGAGTTCTTCTTACATCGAAGCGAGGGTGTAGGAGACAGCTTGGTTCACATTCAAAATAAGCCTTTTGAGTTCCCTGAGCCAGAGTATTTCCCGATTTATGCGAAGCCTGTCACTTGGCTGTATGTGGGAATGGTGCTCTGTTGGTTCTCTGTCCTCGAATTGAACAGGTCAAGGCTGCTGAGGTATTCGATGTTTCGATTATCCATCTTTAGGCTGATCGCCTTCCTGGTCCTCTGTATATCAGCATACGAAGTATTTTACAACTTCAGCATATGGAGCGCCCTAATGGCTTACCAAGCCACTACAGGCAACATAATCCCAGACATACTTGTAAACAAAAGTCCTAACCCTGAAACACCCTGGAACCTCGTCTTCGCTACGAAGCTCTTCACAGCTCTAGCTGCGATCTCAGCGTACACACTCTGGTACCTGCACCGAATTGAGCAAGCGATCAAAGCGCGGAGAGAATAAGGTGCTTGGGGTGCGTAGAGTACTCTGCATATCACATTCAACCGATGTCGATGGTATAGCCTCAGCAGCACTTCTTAAACTCGCAAAGAATGCGGATGTGAAGCTTGTGGACTACGGCGACTTCATCGATGCTCTAAAGGATGTCTCGAACACCTCCGAGCTTTACATATGCGACCTCGGACTATCACCAGAAACGGCACAACTTTTCTTCAACGAAGTGGAGAGAATAAGAAGTTTCGCTAGGGTAACATACATAGATCATCACCCAAAAGTTAGGGGCTACAGATATGCCCCAAAAACGAATTTCAGGGTTATTCACAGCCTAAAGGACTGCTCAGCAGCCTTGGCATACGATAAATTCAGAAGCATTCTGCCGAAGAGCTCCTCCGCTATTGCAGCTTATGCTGCTCTGACAGACTATTTGGAGAATGGACCCATAGCGTCTAAGATATTGGATATGCACGACCGAATCCACCTTTATTATGAGGCATCGATGCTAGCGTATGCGATAGAGCGGCTAGGAGATGCGCCGAAGGAACTCAACCTCATAGTAGATGGTTTGAGTAGATTAAAGTATCCGCACGAGATTAAGGGTGTAGTTGAGGCGTCATCACAACAAGCCCAAAATGTTACAGCTTTCTTAAAGAGGTTGGAGAAAGAGGGTGTGGTCAAGAGAGGCTACGCCTATGTAAATGCGGCTTCTTTCCCGAAGGGTATTGCAGCCAATCTCGTAAGATGCTTCTTTGGAACACCTGTAGGTGTAGCTTATAAGCTCGAAAATGACTCACCTTTTTTGGAAGTCTCCTTGAGAGCCTCCTCAGCCTACCCCGGAAACCTCGGCTTGATAACTCAGCGCATAGCGTCTGAAGTCGGCGGCTTTGGAGGAGGTCATCCAAAGGCTAGCGGAGCTCGCATACCCAAAGAGTCCCTACAGCGCTTCCTCCAATCTTTAGAGGAGCTGCTGTAGTTCGGTTAGATCTTTGAGAGCATATGTGAATACTTCTCCATCCTCATCCTCTGCCCCTCTGGTTGAATGAGCCAAGTCATCCAGCACAATTCAATAGGTCTATATCCGCAAGCTAAAGCTACCTCTTCAGCCCTCTTTATGAACTCCAAATCATCATACACAGGTTGAAGCCCAGCTTTAACTAAGATCTCGTTTATCACCCGCTTGACGATCTTGTCTGGCATCACTGTGTCTACACCACCCATCATCCTCAGATACTGAAAGGTGACTAAGCCAACCCCCTTCACCCTGCCGATTGGATCAGCCCGCCATTCATCGACCTTCGCCTTCTGAGCCCAACCCCTTAATGCGGCTCTATCATCGCTACTTTGTGTTGAAAGATAGGCTGCAACCCCCTTTGCTGCTAACCAAGAGCGTAGATTCCGCCAAACCACCCTTAGCTTCTCAACATCTGCTCCCGCTAGATCTCGAAGATTCTTTATCCTTCCGCTCTCCACAAACCTCCTATTGAACTCCTCAACCTTCGGCACGACCGCCGTAAAATAATTCAAACCTATGGATGTGAAGGCGGCATCAACAACCATCAGCACAACACTCCCACCCCACCGCTCGGTTCTCAGACACCTTTCACAGTGCTCTTTCAACCCCGCAACCCTCTGCATATAGCCGTCAACAACACTCTTCAAAGAAGACATCATACCCACCAACTACACCCCCTAAACCTCAACAAAAACGTTACACTGAGCCGCCTCAATAGGTTCAATATCTAAGCCCCATTAGATCGTACGGAGAAATCAAACCGTTGGGCTAGCATCATTATGGATTAGAATGAGCCAAACATAGGAGACATTTATTTCTATCGACTTGGGAGTTCTCTTTGAATTATCTTCTCTAACCACTTCTTTATTGTTTCGTATTTCTGAGCACCAACCAGTCCATATCTAGAGTTCGCAACAAGTGTTGGAACACCCGTTACCCCATATCCATAAGCTCTCTCAAAGTCGGAAAGCATCATATCAAACGTTTTTCTATCGATGTATGCTTTATGCCACGCTTCCACATCCAACCCCACATCTTTCACACAGCTGATAAGTACCTCAAAGTCCGCGATGTTTCGACACTCTGTAAGGTGAGCTTTCTGTATCCTATCAAAGACATCCCAGTGGACATTCTGACCTCCAACTATTTCTGCTGCCTTGCACGCTAATAGCCCAGG
Coding sequences:
- a CDS encoding DsbA family protein — encoded protein: MQIEFFHDVLCAWCYAVSPRVRRLAKEYPVEVVHRCFALAPTPEAIVEIFGSKEEGKREILDHWRMANLNDDEHRINADLMEKRDFDYPHSIPGLLACKAAEIVGGQNVHWDVFDRIQKAHLTECRNIADFEVLISCVKDVGLDVEAWHKAYIDRKTFDMMLSDFERAYGYGVTGVPTLVANSRYGLVGAQKYETIKKWLEKIIQRELPSR